A part of Lactobacillus sp. ESL0700 genomic DNA contains:
- a CDS encoding HAD family phosphatase — MQVQGIDEEIKGILFDMDGLLVNSEDLYWQANIQASKEAHLGTPDDTYLKLVGSTTKEMRSFYERYFKTEEERVRFIERTNELVEQWIAAGKLELRPGVQQALDKFYNLDLPLAIVSSNYEKSIEQEMWATGIRNYFQFHLNYDDVKEHHLKAKPAPDIYLWAAKKINIPKQNLLVFEDSSTGVAAAANAGLKCVMIPDLLPPTDQDQENATLICHDFNEFLKRIK, encoded by the coding sequence ATGCAAGTTCAAGGCATTGATGAAGAAATCAAGGGAATACTGTTTGATATGGATGGGCTGCTCGTTAATTCCGAGGATCTATACTGGCAGGCTAATATTCAGGCTTCAAAAGAAGCTCATTTGGGCACGCCTGATGATACTTATTTGAAACTAGTTGGTTCAACAACCAAGGAAATGCGGTCATTTTATGAGCGGTATTTTAAAACTGAAGAGGAACGCGTGCGTTTCATTGAGCGAACCAATGAATTGGTGGAGCAGTGGATTGCGGCAGGCAAGCTTGAGCTTAGACCTGGTGTTCAGCAGGCACTTGATAAATTTTATAATCTTGATTTGCCCCTAGCCATTGTTTCCAGTAATTATGAAAAAAGTATTGAGCAGGAAATGTGGGCCACTGGTATTCGGAATTACTTTCAGTTTCACCTAAATTATGATGATGTAAAAGAGCATCACTTAAAGGCTAAACCAGCGCCAGATATTTACCTGTGGGCTGCAAAAAAAATAAATATTCCCAAGCAAAACTTACTGGTCTTTGAGGATTCCTCAACTGGCGTCGCTGCAGCTGCCAACGCAGGACTTAAGTGTGTAATGATTCCAGATTTATTACCGCCAACTGACCAGGATCAAGAAAACGCGACGTTAATTTGTCATGATTTTAATGAATTTCTAAAAAGAATTAAGTGA
- a CDS encoding JAB domain-containing protein: MEIIKSNHYLVNTDIELLGNLFNQLRANGISDLTQVEAKLAQLQIASFNDLVKYFSGSNCDPQLAVVGEELIDRLRTAVPDREAVLTSSNEVGTYLADKLAGHKQEELWAIYIDNSNHIIAEKCLFKGTIDKSVAHPREIFRWALIYACAGMFVVHNHPSGHLTPSQSDLKLTRMLKGAADMLQIDFLDHFIVGKNQFLSMREHELF, from the coding sequence ATGGAAATCATCAAGTCCAATCACTATTTAGTAAACACCGATATTGAATTATTAGGAAACTTATTTAATCAACTGCGAGCAAATGGCATCAGCGACTTAACGCAGGTGGAAGCCAAATTAGCGCAATTACAAATTGCCAGCTTTAATGACTTAGTTAAATATTTTTCGGGTTCCAATTGTGATCCGCAATTAGCAGTTGTTGGTGAAGAATTAATTGACCGTTTGCGGACTGCTGTTCCTGATCGCGAAGCTGTTTTGACTTCAAGTAATGAAGTTGGGACATATTTAGCTGACAAACTAGCTGGTCATAAGCAGGAAGAATTATGGGCAATTTATATCGATAACAGTAACCATATTATTGCCGAAAAGTGCTTGTTTAAGGGAACAATTGATAAGTCGGTTGCTCATCCGCGGGAGATTTTCCGCTGGGCTTTGATTTATGCGTGTGCAGGGATGTTTGTCGTTCATAATCATCCTAGTGGTCATTTGACCCCGTCGCAGAGTGATCTTAAGCTAACCCGCATGCTTAAAGGGGCTGCGGATATGTTACAGATTGATTTTTTAGATCATTTTATTGTTGGCAAAAACCAATTTTTAAGTATGCGCGAGCACGAATTGTTTTAA
- a CDS encoding rod shape-determining protein translates to MFGFGAKNIGIDLGTANTLVYMEGKGIVLREPSVVAKNTRTGKVIAVGSEAREMIGRTPATIVAIRPMKDGVIADYDTTASMLKYFIDKTVGNSKPSAMICVPSGVTEVEKRAVIDAARVAGSREAYVIEEPFAAAIGAGLPVMDPTGSMVVDIGGGTTDVATISLGGIVSSTSIRQAGDKFNSAIVNYVHSNFNLLIGERTAEDIKIQIGSASVEKAKDIESVNIRGRDLVTGLPKSVDVKAVDVAKAIQDVVQDIIIAIKETLEQTSPEIAADVIDHGIVLTGGGALLKNLPDVISEATKVPVFIAQDPLDCVAIGTGESLKNIELMRRSRK, encoded by the coding sequence GTGTTTGGATTTGGAGCAAAAAATATTGGTATCGATTTAGGAACGGCCAATACACTTGTTTATATGGAAGGTAAGGGAATTGTCCTTAGAGAACCTTCTGTTGTAGCAAAGAATACCCGCACTGGTAAAGTAATCGCAGTTGGTTCAGAAGCCAGAGAAATGATTGGTAGAACACCTGCAACGATCGTTGCAATTCGGCCAATGAAAGACGGCGTAATTGCTGATTATGATACAACTGCATCAATGCTAAAGTATTTTATTGATAAGACTGTTGGCAACTCGAAGCCATCGGCAATGATTTGTGTGCCATCAGGCGTCACTGAAGTAGAAAAGCGTGCGGTTATTGATGCTGCACGTGTTGCCGGTTCTCGTGAAGCTTATGTTATTGAAGAACCATTTGCTGCAGCAATCGGTGCTGGTCTTCCAGTAATGGATCCAACTGGTTCAATGGTTGTTGATATTGGTGGTGGTACAACTGATGTTGCCACGATTTCACTTGGTGGGATTGTTTCATCAACTTCTATTCGTCAAGCTGGAGATAAGTTTAATTCCGCAATTGTTAATTACGTTCATTCTAACTTTAACTTGTTAATTGGAGAAAGAACTGCTGAGGATATTAAGATTCAGATTGGTTCTGCTTCAGTTGAAAAGGCAAAGGATATTGAATCCGTAAATATTCGCGGTCGTGACTTAGTAACTGGTTTGCCGAAGTCAGTTGATGTTAAGGCAGTTGATGTTGCTAAGGCAATTCAAGATGTCGTTCAAGATATTATTATTGCGATTAAAGAAACTTTAGAACAAACTTCTCCTGAAATTGCAGCCGATGTAATTGATCATGGTATTGTGTTAACTGGTGGTGGCGCTCTGCTTAAGAACCTTCCAGATGTTATTTCGGAAGCTACTAAGGTGCCAGTATTTATCGCACAGGACCCACTTGACTGTGTCGCAATTGGTACCGGTGAGTCACTTAAAAATATTGAATTAATGCGTAGAAGTCGCAAATAA
- the mreC gene encoding rod shape-determining protein MreC — MKKFLQNKKLLTVCVVIIVIFSVLGTSVHLRNKRNTPLIIQSLGNDVVAVGTRVVDFPISLVSGGLSNVNELLNTQNENNYLKSKVTDLQQTKARNETLEAENKQLKSALKIKTTLSDYDLISASVISRSPDSWTDLLVINKGTTSGLRKNMAVMSGGGVIGRIVEVSAASSKVELITTSDKAANRFAVEATATNGKKVHGIITVIGNSTLAFTQALDSNKLKQGTQIYTSGMGGNSPKGLLVGSIARTTHDSFGLSDLIKINPAGELNDPSVVTVIRRKVED; from the coding sequence ATGAAAAAATTTCTACAGAATAAAAAATTATTAACGGTGTGTGTTGTTATTATTGTCATTTTTTCTGTGTTGGGTACCAGTGTTCATTTGCGTAATAAACGTAATACGCCGCTAATCATTCAGAGCTTAGGCAATGATGTTGTCGCAGTCGGCACAAGAGTCGTTGATTTTCCAATCAGTCTTGTGTCTGGTGGCCTCAGCAACGTTAATGAACTGCTGAATACACAGAATGAAAATAATTATTTAAAGAGCAAGGTAACTGATTTACAGCAAACCAAAGCTCGTAATGAAACTTTAGAAGCCGAAAACAAGCAATTAAAGTCAGCTTTAAAGATTAAGACAACACTGTCTGATTATGATCTAATTAGCGCATCAGTAATTTCACGTTCACCTGATAGTTGGACGGACTTATTGGTAATCAATAAGGGAACCACTTCTGGTTTACGCAAAAATATGGCCGTGATGAGCGGTGGTGGCGTTATTGGTAGGATTGTCGAAGTCAGTGCTGCATCATCTAAAGTTGAATTAATTACAACTAGCGATAAGGCTGCTAACCGGTTTGCAGTTGAAGCCACAGCGACTAATGGTAAGAAGGTTCATGGAATTATTACTGTGATCGGTAATAGTACACTGGCATTTACACAAGCCCTTGATAGCAACAAGTTAAAGCAAGGAACGCAAATTTATACCAGCGGCATGGGTGGTAATTCGCCTAAAGGATTGCTTGTTGGCTCGATTGCGCGGACAACTCATGATTCCTTTGGCTTATCGGATTTAATTAAAATTAATCCAGCAGGTGAACTGAATGATCCATCTGTTGTAACAGTCATCAGGAGAAAGGTGGAAGACTAA
- the mreD gene encoding rod shape-determining protein MreD has translation MRSLRKFILAFALYVALVLDGSLALFLHQFMALGNAACLIMPIGMMLIALFDDLNNKEIWLAIGAGIVADIYFFGIIGAYAVILPIVTWLLQKSARFLPEVFWARILAVLLAVVIVCCYNWLILSVVGVIAVPIKTMLVSLLPTLAWSLVFAILSYPIWGRLARSHPFMVNLDNYQH, from the coding sequence ATGCGGTCTCTACGCAAGTTTATTTTGGCTTTTGCCTTATATGTTGCTTTAGTTCTTGATGGCAGTTTGGCACTTTTTTTGCATCAATTTATGGCGCTGGGAAATGCTGCTTGCTTAATTATGCCAATTGGGATGATGTTAATTGCCTTATTTGATGATTTAAATAATAAGGAGATCTGGTTGGCCATCGGAGCTGGCATTGTCGCTGATATTTATTTCTTCGGAATTATTGGTGCCTATGCGGTTATTTTGCCAATCGTAACGTGGCTATTGCAGAAGTCAGCACGGTTTCTTCCAGAAGTATTCTGGGCAAGAATACTAGCTGTTTTACTGGCAGTTGTTATTGTGTGCTGTTATAACTGGTTAATCTTGAGCGTTGTTGGCGTAATTGCTGTTCCAATTAAGACAATGCTAGTTAGTTTATTGCCAACATTAGCTTGGTCGTTGGTCTTTGCAATTTTATCGTATCCAATTTGGGGGCGGCTAGCACGCAGTCATCCATTTATGGTTAACTTAGATAATTATCAACACTAA
- a CDS encoding DUF4044 domain-containing protein produces the protein MARRKKKKSGFQKLTIVMAWLMAFITLAAIVAQVAMVLVNNGTFG, from the coding sequence ATGGCACGGAGAAAGAAAAAGAAATCAGGATTTCAAAAGTTAACTATCGTGATGGCATGGCTGATGGCATTCATTACTTTAGCGGCAATTGTTGCTCAAGTAGCAATGGTATTGGTTAACAACGGTACATTTGGTTAA
- a CDS encoding DUF3397 family protein — MLFVFLLPLVGLVLAFLLTKFWPKAKFCGYDVLPFFLIWACYLITDIERRPSFLPYGFFVFFFLVIIVAVSDAIKNKNISLGKTLYRLWNYLTVCSIFWYIGLLVMMI, encoded by the coding sequence ATGCTATTTGTCTTTTTATTGCCACTTGTTGGCCTCGTCTTAGCGTTTTTGCTCACTAAATTTTGGCCAAAGGCAAAGTTTTGTGGTTATGACGTCTTGCCATTCTTTTTAATCTGGGCTTGTTACTTAATCACAGACATTGAAAGAAGACCTAGTTTTTTGCCTTATGGCTTCTTTGTCTTCTTCTTCTTAGTAATTATCGTTGCTGTCAGTGATGCAATCAAAAATAAAAATATTTCGCTTGGAAAAACATTGTATCGGCTGTGGAACTATTTAACAGTTTGTTCTATTTTTTGGTACATCGGCTTATTGGTGATGATGATCTAA
- the mraZ gene encoding division/cell wall cluster transcriptional repressor MraZ codes for MFMGEYHHNLDSKGRLIIPARLREQIGDKMVFTRGMEGCIFGYTTEAWQKIEAKLAQLPLTKRNARSFTRLFYSGAMECEFDKQGRVNLTTTLKKHANLTKECVIIGVSDRIEIWAKERWESFSDEANENYDDIAEDLDDIEL; via the coding sequence ATGTTCATGGGCGAATATCACCACAATCTTGACAGCAAAGGGCGGTTAATTATCCCTGCTCGTTTGCGAGAACAGATTGGTGATAAGATGGTATTCACCCGCGGAATGGAAGGCTGTATTTTCGGCTATACCACCGAGGCATGGCAGAAAATTGAAGCCAAGTTAGCGCAACTTCCGTTGACTAAGAGAAACGCGCGTAGTTTTACGCGTTTGTTTTACTCTGGTGCGATGGAATGCGAATTCGACAAGCAGGGGCGCGTCAATCTGACCACAACATTGAAGAAGCATGCTAACCTGACAAAAGAATGTGTCATTATTGGCGTTTCCGACCGAATTGAAATTTGGGCTAAGGAACGCTGGGAGAGCTTCAGTGATGAAGCAAACGAAAACTATGATGACATTGCCGAAGATTTGGACGATATTGAACTATAA
- the rsmH gene encoding 16S rRNA (cytosine(1402)-N(4))-methyltransferase RsmH, with amino-acid sequence MEFKHTSVLLHETIDNLKPKNDGLYVDATFGGGGHARYLLSKLERGTLIGFDQDEYAIKSAKLNFADLLQADSNPKLELVHDNFSHLQKNLVELGYTDGIDGIYYDLGVSSPQFDQAGRGFSYRFDARLDMRMDQSQTLDAYQLVNNSSQKDLAAILYKYGDEKFSRQIARKIVERRQIKPVETTFELVDLIKEAIPAYARRTGGHPAKKTFQALRVAVNHELDVLRESLEEAIELLRPNGRISVITFQSDEDKIVKNIFKKYSEVEVPRGMPMIPDSMKPTLRLVNRKPIVASDEELDNNNRSHSAKLRVAEKL; translated from the coding sequence ATGGAATTCAAACACACCAGTGTACTCTTACACGAAACAATAGATAATTTAAAACCAAAAAACGATGGTCTATACGTAGATGCTACTTTTGGCGGTGGTGGACACGCAAGATATTTGTTAAGTAAGCTTGAACGAGGAACATTGATTGGTTTTGACCAGGATGAATACGCGATAAAATCGGCTAAGTTAAACTTTGCTGATTTATTGCAGGCTGACAGTAATCCTAAGTTGGAGTTGGTTCACGACAATTTTAGTCATTTGCAAAAGAATCTGGTTGAGCTAGGTTACACAGATGGTATTGACGGAATTTACTACGATTTAGGCGTTTCTTCACCCCAGTTTGATCAAGCAGGACGCGGCTTTTCATACCGCTTTGATGCTCGCTTAGACATGAGGATGGATCAAAGCCAGACTCTTGATGCTTATCAATTAGTGAACAACTCAAGTCAAAAAGACTTGGCAGCTATTTTGTACAAATATGGCGATGAAAAGTTTTCACGCCAAATTGCCCGCAAAATCGTTGAAAGGAGGCAGATTAAGCCAGTTGAAACGACATTTGAACTGGTTGATCTGATTAAGGAAGCAATTCCTGCATATGCAAGACGAACGGGAGGACATCCGGCGAAGAAGACTTTTCAGGCACTGCGAGTGGCTGTTAATCATGAGCTTGATGTCCTCAGAGAATCTCTTGAGGAAGCTATCGAACTTTTACGACCTAATGGTAGAATCAGCGTGATTACCTTTCAATCTGACGAAGACAAGATTGTTAAGAATATCTTCAAAAAGTATTCTGAGGTTGAGGTGCCACGCGGGATGCCAATGATACCAGACAGTATGAAGCCAACGCTTCGTTTGGTTAATCGTAAACCGATCGTTGCTTCTGATGAGGAGCTAGATAACAATAATCGCTCACACAGTGCAAAATTGCGAGTTGCGGAAAAATTGTAA
- the ftsL gene encoding cell division protein FtsL: MADNLARKIEFNPNKQTETETHQRLVLDHRRVTWSAFEKSLLVLGALITLGLMTLLVSSSISATSAQHELTNVEQSVAKKQSQVSDLHQEIGELTSSARMNKIARSKGLTLIEKNIRTIH; the protein is encoded by the coding sequence ATGGCTGATAATTTAGCGAGAAAAATAGAGTTTAATCCTAATAAGCAAACGGAAACAGAAACTCATCAGCGATTGGTTCTTGACCATCGCCGCGTTACTTGGTCTGCTTTCGAAAAATCTTTGCTTGTATTGGGAGCCTTAATAACTTTGGGCTTGATGACCCTGTTAGTTTCTTCTAGTATTTCTGCTACTTCAGCTCAACATGAACTCACCAACGTGGAACAGTCTGTTGCTAAAAAACAGAGTCAAGTTAGTGACTTACATCAAGAAATAGGTGAGTTAACCTCAAGTGCACGCATGAATAAGATTGCTCGCAGCAAGGGGTTAACTTTGATTGAAAAGAATATTAGGACTATTCACTAA